In one Bryobacteraceae bacterium genomic region, the following are encoded:
- the pelG gene encoding exopolysaccharide Pel transporter PelG, which translates to MAGIGFELRKLAARGDLSGLAQGYFHAGVAAAGPWLMTVIALAAVNIVAPARLSPLDRATFQGIVLYNFGFSLIAAAPIAAVATRFLADAIFSRDLSGVTGMLVGALGLTTAVVAPPAALFYLARPETAPAVKTLAIVNAVVIGGIWIATVFSTALKNHQAVTRAFGLGLTLGLAGVGWLGPYFGLAGMLAGFTAGLSFTLFALIARALAEYRHPARAPLAFLEGFRRHRMLALSALVYNTAIWADKWVMWMATERTALPNGLVSYPDYDTAMFFAYLTILPSLAFFVVEAETEFFERYRAFFRSILEHGSWETILERQEEIAGCIWRTGRTLALMQTGIAAAAILAAPRLFEAMHLNLSQYGIFRLGVVGAGFHMMLLFLGIVLGYFELHRVALACYGLFLALNTGFTLLSLHFGFAWYGWGYLMASALAFLAAFLATAGYLGRLPYVSMVLTNPALSTRTLSGGAGSRIAVQ; encoded by the coding sequence ATGGCCGGCATCGGATTCGAACTTCGCAAGCTCGCGGCGCGGGGCGACCTTTCCGGGCTCGCGCAGGGCTACTTCCACGCCGGCGTCGCCGCGGCGGGCCCGTGGCTGATGACCGTCATCGCGCTCGCCGCGGTGAACATCGTGGCGCCGGCTCGGCTTTCGCCGCTGGACCGAGCCACCTTCCAGGGCATCGTTCTCTACAACTTCGGCTTTTCGCTCATCGCGGCGGCGCCCATCGCGGCGGTGGCCACGCGATTTCTCGCCGACGCCATCTTCTCGCGGGACCTGTCGGGCGTAACCGGAATGCTCGTCGGCGCGCTCGGGCTCACCACCGCCGTCGTCGCGCCGCCGGCCGCCCTGTTCTACCTGGCGCGGCCCGAAACGGCGCCGGCGGTGAAGACGCTCGCCATCGTCAATGCCGTGGTCATCGGCGGTATCTGGATCGCCACGGTCTTCTCCACGGCTCTCAAGAATCACCAGGCCGTGACGCGCGCGTTCGGGCTCGGCCTCACGCTCGGGCTGGCCGGTGTCGGCTGGCTCGGCCCGTACTTCGGGCTCGCCGGGATGCTGGCCGGGTTCACGGCCGGGCTGTCGTTCACCTTGTTCGCCCTGATCGCGCGGGCGCTCGCCGAGTATCGCCATCCGGCGCGCGCGCCGCTCGCCTTCCTCGAGGGATTTCGTCGCCACCGGATGCTCGCGCTTTCGGCGCTCGTCTACAATACGGCCATCTGGGCGGACAAGTGGGTGATGTGGATGGCCACGGAGCGGACGGCGCTTCCCAACGGCCTGGTCTCCTACCCCGATTACGACACGGCGATGTTCTTCGCCTACCTCACGATTCTGCCGTCGCTCGCGTTCTTTGTCGTGGAGGCGGAGACGGAGTTCTTCGAGCGCTACCGGGCGTTTTTCCGCTCGATATTGGAACACGGGTCCTGGGAGACGATCCTCGAGCGGCAGGAGGAGATCGCCGGGTGTATCTGGCGCACGGGGCGGACGCTGGCGCTGATGCAGACCGGGATCGCGGCGGCGGCGATTCTGGCTGCGCCGCGGCTGTTCGAGGCGATGCACTTGAACCTCAGCCAGTACGGCATCTTCCGCCTCGGCGTGGTGGGCGCGGGGTTTCACATGATGCTGCTGTTTCTTGGCATCGTGCTCGGCTACTTCGAACTGCACCGCGTGGCGCTGGCCTGCTACGGGCTGTTCCTCGCGTTGAACACGGGGTTCACGCTCCTGTCGCTTCATTTCGGATTCGCATGGTACGGCTGGGGATACCTGATGGCTTCGGCTTTGGCGTTCCTCGCCGCGTTCCTCGCCACGGCGGGCTATCTCGGCCGGCTCCCCTATGTGAGCATGGTGCTCACCAATCCCGCGCTCTCGACCCGGACCCTTTCCGGTGGCGCCGGTTCGCGGATCGCAGTACAGTGA
- the pelF gene encoding GT4 family glycosyltransferase PelF, with translation MMPQQEADICLILEGTYPYVTGGVSSWVHDLIHSQPGLTFDIVAIIPLGSRTESRYTLPPNVRGVTDIVLQQVPSGDSPGRWIPERWLPGRSRGFAGALERFFGAVEGPLERLQRGGGLAELAEILGAMAPLRGRLGSLSLLDSEQALALEARLYQRTMPQASFLQHFWGWRALLGGLYSMLLPELPRARAYHTICTGYAGVLAARAHLETGRPCLLTEHGIYMNERRVEIAMANWLHDAGAGRLTLENAIGNVRDLWIGMFSGYARACYEASARIITLYEGNQPLQRADGADPARMTVIPNGIHLADVPAVKPREERRPTIALIGRVVPIKDIKTFIRACEQLREVVPALRAWILGPTDEDPEYDAQCRAMVRYLELEDTVQFMGRVKLNDYLPEIDVLVLTSISEAQPLVILEAGAWGIPTVATNVGSCEEMILGSAREQPALGPGGIVTPLADPAATASAIERLLTDRAFHTRCGRTIRARLGRYYNKATLDAAYSRLYRETIDLPDAPARPARGKVA, from the coding sequence ATGATGCCGCAACAGGAAGCCGACATCTGCCTGATCCTTGAGGGCACGTATCCGTATGTCACCGGGGGTGTCTCGAGCTGGGTGCACGACTTGATTCATTCGCAGCCCGGGCTCACCTTCGATATCGTGGCGATCATCCCGCTGGGTTCGCGCACCGAGTCGCGCTATACTCTGCCGCCGAATGTCCGGGGAGTGACGGATATCGTCCTCCAGCAAGTGCCGAGCGGTGACTCGCCCGGGCGGTGGATTCCGGAACGCTGGCTGCCGGGGAGGTCGCGCGGCTTCGCTGGCGCGCTCGAACGGTTCTTCGGCGCGGTCGAGGGTCCGCTCGAGCGTCTCCAGCGGGGCGGGGGACTGGCCGAACTCGCCGAGATTCTGGGCGCGATGGCGCCGCTCCGAGGGCGGCTCGGCTCGCTCTCGCTGCTCGACTCCGAGCAAGCGCTCGCGCTCGAGGCGCGGCTGTACCAGCGGACGATGCCGCAGGCCTCGTTCCTGCAGCATTTCTGGGGCTGGCGCGCGCTGCTCGGCGGGCTCTACTCGATGCTGTTGCCGGAACTGCCAAGGGCGCGGGCCTATCACACGATCTGCACCGGGTACGCGGGCGTGCTGGCGGCGCGCGCGCATCTCGAAACGGGCCGCCCGTGCCTGCTGACCGAGCACGGGATCTACATGAACGAGCGGCGGGTCGAGATCGCGATGGCGAACTGGCTGCACGATGCCGGCGCCGGGAGGTTGACGCTCGAGAACGCTATCGGCAACGTGCGCGATCTTTGGATCGGGATGTTCTCCGGCTACGCGCGCGCCTGCTACGAGGCGAGCGCGCGCATCATCACGCTCTACGAGGGCAACCAGCCGCTCCAGCGCGCCGACGGGGCGGACCCCGCGCGCATGACGGTGATCCCGAACGGCATCCACCTGGCTGACGTGCCGGCCGTGAAGCCGCGCGAGGAGCGGCGGCCGACGATCGCGCTGATCGGGCGCGTGGTGCCGATCAAGGACATCAAGACCTTCATCCGCGCCTGCGAGCAGCTTCGAGAGGTTGTGCCGGCGCTGCGGGCGTGGATCCTCGGGCCAACCGACGAGGACCCCGAGTACGACGCGCAGTGCCGTGCGATGGTGCGGTACTTGGAACTCGAAGACACGGTCCAGTTCATGGGCAGGGTGAAGCTCAACGACTATCTGCCCGAAATCGACGTGCTGGTGCTGACGTCGATCTCCGAGGCCCAGCCGCTGGTGATCCTCGAAGCCGGCGCGTGGGGCATCCCGACAGTGGCCACCAATGTCGGCTCGTGCGAAGAGATGATCCTCGGTTCGGCGCGCGAGCAGCCGGCGCTCGGCCCGGGCGGCATCGTGACACCGCTCGCCGACCCGGCGGCCACGGCTTCGGCCATCGAGCGCCTGCTCACCGACCGCGCTTTCCATACCCGCTGCGGGCGCACGATCCGCGCGCGGCTCGGCCGCTACTACAACAAAGCGACGCTTGACGCGGCCTACTCGCGCCTGTATCGCGAGACCATCGACCTGCCGGACGCGCCAGCGCGGCCGGCGCGGGGAAAGGTGGCCTGA
- a CDS encoding tetratricopeptide repeat protein, whose product MGNARIFGFATASFVLECGLWAFASLPAAILGHIVVSTALGAAAFRAARAGRDYTLPSLLGLFTTATGPFGPFGVLVCIALGRRYARTAQPVETWIEELMPSANDGEKRRPSPRADSVLDSASDITALIDVLEMGDELQKQAAVSLVTRSFRPSLAPVLRRALSDPSNAIRVQAATAMARIEGGFLERVMELDTALEAAPGDPEKMEAVARLYDDYAFTGILDPVRELENQRQAIRHYRRVLEISPGNSAVRLALGRLLVRARQWEEADRWLSGAGEEGALWRLETLARLGRYAELETVARSVQHRATDELLPIPLRESLALWAGGRAA is encoded by the coding sequence GTGGGTAACGCGCGAATTTTCGGGTTCGCCACCGCCTCGTTTGTCCTCGAGTGCGGGCTCTGGGCGTTCGCGAGCCTCCCGGCCGCGATCCTCGGACATATAGTCGTCTCAACCGCCCTCGGAGCGGCCGCATTTCGCGCCGCCCGCGCCGGACGCGACTACACGCTTCCGTCACTGCTCGGGCTGTTCACGACGGCCACCGGCCCGTTCGGCCCGTTTGGCGTGCTGGTATGCATCGCGCTCGGGCGCCGCTACGCGCGGACGGCGCAGCCGGTGGAGACGTGGATCGAGGAATTGATGCCGTCTGCCAACGACGGAGAGAAGCGCCGCCCGTCGCCGCGGGCGGATTCGGTGCTCGACAGCGCCTCCGACATCACTGCGCTCATCGACGTGCTCGAGATGGGCGACGAACTACAGAAGCAGGCGGCGGTGTCGCTGGTGACGCGGTCCTTCCGCCCGTCGCTCGCGCCGGTGCTGCGGCGCGCTTTGTCGGATCCGTCGAACGCCATCCGGGTGCAGGCGGCGACGGCGATGGCGAGGATCGAGGGCGGATTTCTCGAGCGGGTGATGGAACTGGACACGGCCCTTGAGGCCGCGCCTGGAGATCCGGAGAAGATGGAGGCCGTGGCGCGGCTCTACGACGACTATGCTTTCACCGGCATTCTCGATCCGGTGCGTGAACTCGAGAATCAGCGCCAGGCGATTCGACACTACCGGCGCGTGCTAGAGATCTCGCCGGGGAACTCGGCGGTGCGGCTGGCGCTGGGGCGGCTGCTCGTGCGCGCGCGGCAGTGGGAGGAGGCGGACCGGTGGCTTTCGGGCGCCGGGGAGGAAGGCGCGTTGTGGCGGCTCGAAACGCTCGCGCGGCTGGGCCGGTACGCGGAACTCGAAACCGTGGCGCGTTCGGTGCAACACCGCGCCACCGATGAACTGCTGCCGATTCCGCTGCGCGAATCGCTCGCGTTGTGGGCCGGAGGCCGCGCCGCATGA
- a CDS encoding GAF domain-containing protein: MKLPLAMRKAIAESAVLIAAMLAAGWLFGAGPRLEGIQPHPFWIVVLIAAAQYGTPAGLAAAALATVALRVFHLPDAGFDYDRYAWLWQTVREPLGWFLAGGAFGALRSRALGREEELAVRAREAADREREYAEAWERNEAVKKKLEETVAANLRSAVTLYLAAQEVEKLDPLDVLHGAQSMVAAGLSPDRFSLYLLDGRRLIGVLRQGWPDEAPFPWTCDASSTLYREVIGNKRTLCAARPGDREALGGEAVLAGPLVVEETGETIGMLKIEEAGFPSLNLSAIQNFEVICRWIASAYSKALRYQDSHLSQAFNTRTGILSHAFYEQQSLFMTRVAQRLGFPLTTLSVRLTNAGELHETERAMVASVLGSAVQSALRGIDLAFEGDRPGAAYAILLANTNGSGARVVGRKIESELRQRLTGSTLRARFSLRMASLHDPPPPRPDGESLEAMSHAVVAAEPERFSAAIARMREVWRG; this comes from the coding sequence ATGAAGCTTCCGTTGGCAATGCGCAAGGCGATCGCCGAAAGCGCGGTGCTGATCGCGGCGATGCTCGCCGCGGGATGGCTCTTCGGCGCGGGGCCGCGCCTGGAGGGCATTCAGCCTCACCCGTTCTGGATCGTGGTGCTGATCGCCGCGGCGCAGTACGGGACCCCGGCCGGGCTGGCTGCGGCCGCGCTGGCGACGGTGGCGCTGAGGGTGTTCCATCTGCCGGACGCCGGGTTCGACTATGACCGTTATGCGTGGCTGTGGCAGACGGTCCGTGAGCCGCTCGGGTGGTTCCTCGCGGGCGGGGCGTTTGGCGCGCTCCGGTCACGGGCGCTCGGCCGGGAGGAGGAACTCGCGGTACGGGCGCGTGAAGCCGCGGACCGCGAGCGCGAGTACGCCGAGGCGTGGGAACGCAACGAGGCGGTGAAGAAGAAACTCGAGGAGACGGTGGCGGCCAACCTGCGGTCGGCGGTGACGCTGTACCTGGCGGCGCAGGAGGTGGAGAAGCTTGATCCGCTCGACGTGCTGCACGGCGCGCAGTCGATGGTGGCCGCCGGGTTGTCGCCGGACCGCTTCTCGCTGTACCTGCTCGATGGGCGGCGGCTGATCGGCGTGCTGCGCCAGGGCTGGCCGGACGAAGCGCCGTTCCCCTGGACTTGCGACGCTTCGTCCACGCTCTACCGCGAAGTGATCGGAAACAAGCGAACCCTCTGTGCCGCCCGCCCGGGCGACCGGGAAGCGCTGGGCGGGGAGGCCGTACTGGCCGGTCCGCTGGTAGTGGAGGAGACCGGCGAGACGATCGGCATGCTCAAGATCGAGGAAGCCGGCTTCCCTTCGCTGAACCTGTCGGCGATCCAGAACTTCGAAGTGATCTGCCGCTGGATCGCCTCCGCCTATTCGAAAGCGCTGCGCTACCAGGACAGCCACTTGAGCCAGGCGTTCAACACGCGCACCGGGATTCTCTCGCACGCCTTCTACGAGCAGCAATCACTGTTCATGACACGGGTGGCGCAGCGGCTCGGATTCCCGCTGACCACCCTGTCGGTCCGGTTGACCAACGCCGGCGAACTGCATGAGACCGAACGCGCGATGGTAGCCTCGGTGCTCGGCTCGGCGGTGCAATCGGCGCTGCGCGGGATCGACCTGGCGTTCGAGGGCGATCGTCCCGGCGCCGCGTATGCGATCCTGCTCGCGAACACGAATGGGTCCGGGGCGCGCGTGGTGGGGCGGAAAATCGAGTCCGAACTGCGGCAGCGGCTGACGGGCAGCACGCTCCGGGCGCGGTTCTCACTGCGGATGGCCTCGCTGCACGATCCACCGCCGCCACGGCCGGACGGAGAATCGCTCGAGGCGATGAGCCATGCGGTGGTGGCGGCGGAGCCGGAGAGGTTTTCGGCCGCGATCGCCCGGATGCGCGAGGTGTGGCGTGGGTAA
- a CDS encoding endo alpha-1,4 polygalactosaminidase — MRELAPFGLLVLDDRHHPPITPLRASGKLLLGYLSIGEAEKTRPYFDALRRDGVLVEENPDWKGAWRLDMRDRKWRWRVVHQLVPSLQRMGFDGVFLDTADVAAHLESRDPVRFAGMKKAAVELVREIRARHPRIRIMLNRGFDLLPDLTGEIDFVLAESTRARYDFAAKVYRRAPDEEYARSAALLREAVAKAPSLSVYTLDYWDPADSAGVAAIYREQRANGFAPYVSTILLDRIVPEPGAGPQESVE; from the coding sequence TTGCGCGAACTCGCGCCGTTCGGGTTGCTTGTACTCGATGACCGCCACCATCCTCCGATCACGCCGCTGCGGGCGTCTGGGAAGCTCTTACTAGGATACCTGAGCATCGGGGAGGCGGAGAAGACCCGCCCCTATTTCGATGCGCTGCGCCGGGACGGCGTGCTGGTGGAAGAGAATCCGGACTGGAAGGGGGCGTGGCGCCTGGACATGCGGGACCGCAAGTGGCGCTGGCGCGTTGTGCATCAACTGGTGCCCTCGCTGCAGCGGATGGGGTTCGACGGGGTATTTCTGGATACGGCCGACGTGGCGGCTCATCTGGAGTCGCGCGATCCGGTCCGTTTCGCGGGCATGAAAAAGGCGGCCGTGGAACTGGTGCGGGAGATCCGGGCGCGGCATCCCAGGATCCGGATCATGCTCAATCGCGGGTTTGACCTGCTGCCGGACCTGACGGGCGAGATCGATTTCGTGCTGGCCGAGTCGACCCGGGCGCGCTACGATTTCGCGGCGAAGGTCTACCGGCGGGCTCCGGACGAGGAGTACGCCCGCAGCGCGGCGCTTCTGCGAGAGGCGGTGGCGAAGGCTCCCTCGCTGAGCGTCTACACGCTCGACTATTGGGACCCCGCCGATTCCGCGGGCGTGGCCGCCATCTACCGCGAGCAGCGGGCGAACGGCTTCGCGCCCTACGTGTCCACGATTCTGCTGGACCGGATCGTACCCGAACCGGGCGCGGGGCCGCAGGAGAGTGTGGAATGA
- a CDS encoding STAS domain-containing protein has product MSDEASQDQQTKTDAPPDAIVARPLGVLIGRGFHDSLIRLIEAGHSRIVVDLGGVTAADYDALRGLSEAAAEIERKKGEIVLAGAVNTVDSLIRLTRVDHRIRLFDSVDQAAVALANR; this is encoded by the coding sequence ATGAGCGACGAAGCTTCACAAGATCAACAAACTAAGACAGATGCGCCGCCGGACGCGATCGTCGCCCGGCCCCTCGGCGTATTGATCGGGCGTGGATTTCACGACAGCCTCATCCGCTTGATCGAAGCCGGGCACAGCAGGATTGTGGTTGACTTGGGCGGGGTTACCGCCGCCGACTACGACGCGCTCCGGGGCCTTAGCGAGGCTGCTGCGGAAATTGAGAGAAAAAAAGGCGAAATCGTGCTCGCCGGCGCTGTCAACACCGTCGATAGCCTGATCCGGCTTACGCGCGTCGACCACCGCATCCGGCTGTTCGACTCTGTGGATCAGGCCGCCGTCGCGCTCGCCAACCGCTAG
- a CDS encoding heavy metal translocating P-type ATPase codes for MDSSGPFAIVSQKTVRDPVCGMDVNPAQSAGSDQHDGETFHFCSTHCLDKFRADPARYLGPETSSEAMPAGRYTCPMHPEVIQDGFGVCPLCGMALEPMEVSLDDAGNPEFDDMKRRFVISLVFSLPVFVLGMMHRLPWVQFALSVPAVVWCGWPLFERGWQSLWTRNLNMFTLIAMGVAAAFVYSAAVLLAPGMIPHEMHGGVYFEAAAVIVSLVLLGQVLELGARARTSSAIRALLELAPKTARLVDSGGDRDIPVEKIARGDWLRVRPGERVPVDGTIEDGHSSIDESMVTGEPLPVEKGAGAAVTGGTLNGNGAFVMRAERVGRETLLAQIVKMVNEAQRSRAPIQRLADQAAAYFVPAVVAAAALAFVAWFLWGPQPRLVYAIVNAVAVLVIACPCALGLATPMSIMVGTGRGAQSGVLVRSAEALEALAKVDTLVFDKTGTLTAGKPVITRFEPEDAGLIRAAASLEQASEHPLASAVLAFARERGVAPVPVSRFAYLPGKGVAGMVEDRAAALGNERLMEELGVQAEPGTWLALDGKIAARIDFEDPLKPEAAQTVRALRDEGLHLVMLTGDKRSSAEAVAKAAGIDDVRAEVLPQDKDAIVAGLVELGRIVAMAGDGVNDAPALARAHAGIAMGTGTDVAIESAGITLVKGDLGALLRARRLSQAVMRNIRQNLFFAFFYNMLGVPVAAGLLYPFFGLLLSPMLAAAAMTFSSVSVIGNALRLRGLKLSE; via the coding sequence GTGGACTCCTCCGGCCCTTTTGCCATCGTCAGTCAAAAGACCGTCCGCGACCCCGTGTGCGGGATGGATGTGAATCCGGCGCAGTCGGCGGGCTCGGACCAACACGACGGCGAAACGTTTCACTTCTGCTCGACGCACTGCCTCGACAAGTTCCGCGCGGACCCGGCAAGGTATCTCGGTCCGGAGACCTCTTCGGAGGCGATGCCAGCTGGCAGGTATACCTGCCCGATGCATCCCGAAGTGATCCAGGATGGTTTCGGCGTCTGCCCGCTGTGCGGGATGGCGCTTGAGCCGATGGAGGTTTCCCTCGACGACGCGGGAAATCCGGAGTTCGACGACATGAAGCGCCGCTTCGTGATCAGCCTGGTGTTCTCGCTCCCGGTGTTCGTGCTAGGGATGATGCACCGGCTGCCGTGGGTGCAGTTCGCGCTTTCGGTTCCGGCCGTGGTCTGGTGCGGGTGGCCGCTGTTCGAGCGGGGATGGCAGTCCCTATGGACGCGCAACCTGAATATGTTCACGCTGATCGCGATGGGGGTTGCGGCGGCGTTCGTGTACAGCGCGGCTGTGCTGCTCGCGCCCGGAATGATCCCTCATGAGATGCACGGGGGCGTCTATTTCGAGGCGGCGGCGGTCATCGTTTCGCTGGTGTTGCTCGGACAAGTGCTTGAACTCGGCGCGCGGGCGCGGACGTCGAGCGCCATCCGTGCTCTGCTCGAACTCGCGCCGAAGACGGCCCGGTTGGTGGATAGCGGCGGCGACCGCGACATTCCAGTCGAGAAGATCGCCCGTGGCGACTGGCTTCGCGTGCGTCCCGGTGAGCGAGTTCCGGTGGATGGAACGATCGAGGACGGGCACAGTTCAATCGATGAGTCGATGGTGACCGGTGAGCCGCTGCCCGTGGAGAAGGGCGCGGGCGCGGCGGTCACCGGCGGAACGCTGAATGGCAACGGGGCGTTCGTGATGCGCGCCGAGCGGGTGGGGCGCGAGACGCTGCTGGCGCAGATCGTGAAGATGGTGAACGAGGCGCAGCGGAGCCGTGCTCCGATCCAGCGGCTTGCCGACCAGGCGGCGGCGTATTTCGTGCCGGCAGTGGTCGCCGCGGCGGCGCTCGCCTTCGTCGCCTGGTTCCTGTGGGGACCGCAGCCGCGATTGGTCTACGCGATCGTGAATGCAGTGGCGGTGCTGGTGATCGCCTGCCCCTGCGCGCTCGGGCTTGCCACCCCGATGTCGATCATGGTCGGGACCGGGCGGGGTGCGCAATCGGGCGTGCTCGTGCGCAGCGCCGAGGCGCTCGAGGCGTTGGCGAAGGTGGATACGCTCGTTTTCGACAAGACCGGCACGCTTACGGCCGGCAAGCCCGTGATCACGCGGTTCGAACCCGAGGACGCGGGCCTGATCCGCGCCGCGGCGAGTCTCGAGCAGGCGAGCGAACACCCGCTCGCGTCGGCCGTACTCGCTTTTGCCCGCGAACGCGGCGTGGCGCCGGTTCCGGTGAGCCGGTTCGCCTATCTGCCGGGCAAGGGCGTAGCGGGTATGGTGGAGGACCGGGCCGCCGCGCTCGGGAACGAACGGCTCATGGAAGAGCTCGGCGTCCAGGCGGAACCGGGTACCTGGCTTGCTTTGGACGGAAAGATCGCGGCTCGGATCGATTTTGAGGATCCGCTCAAGCCCGAAGCCGCCCAAACGGTGCGCGCGCTGCGCGACGAAGGGCTGCATCTGGTGATGCTCACCGGCGACAAGCGCTCGAGCGCCGAGGCCGTGGCGAAGGCGGCTGGAATCGATGACGTCCGGGCCGAGGTGCTCCCGCAGGACAAAGACGCAATCGTCGCCGGGTTGGTGGAGCTGGGCCGGATAGTCGCCATGGCCGGCGACGGCGTGAACGACGCGCCGGCGCTTGCCCGCGCCCATGCCGGCATCGCCATGGGGACGGGAACCGACGTCGCCATCGAAAGCGCCGGCATTACACTCGTCAAAGGTGATCTCGGAGCGCTGTTACGCGCCCGCCGGCTGAGTCAGGCGGTGATGCGCAACATCAGGCAGAACCTCTTTTTCGCGTTCTTCTATAACATGCTTGGCGTGCCGGTGGCGGCGGGCCTTCTTTACCCGTTCTTTGGCCTCTTGCTCAGCCCGATGCTCGCCGCGGCAGCGATGACGTTCAGTTCCGTTTCGGTGATTGGCAACGCGCTCCGGCTTCGCGGGCTGAAGCTCTCGGAGTGA
- a CDS encoding PIN domain-containing protein, giving the protein MILLDTNYLIMALVAGTPEEARVVSWASSKEPMITAAICWYEFLCGPVTAPQISVIYSLIERVVPFGEREAAEASRLFNAVGRMRKLRIDSMIGGTAIATGARMATNNEEDYSRFVPAGLQLAAGVAARR; this is encoded by the coding sequence ATGATCCTCCTCGACACCAACTACCTCATCATGGCTCTGGTGGCGGGGACGCCGGAAGAGGCGCGAGTGGTAAGCTGGGCGAGTTCCAAGGAGCCGATGATCACGGCAGCCATCTGCTGGTACGAGTTCCTTTGCGGACCCGTCACGGCCCCGCAGATTTCGGTGATATATTCCCTGATCGAGCGGGTGGTACCTTTCGGCGAGCGGGAAGCAGCGGAAGCGTCCCGGCTGTTCAACGCGGTGGGCCGGATGCGGAAGCTGCGGATCGATTCCATGATCGGCGGAACCGCCATCGCCACCGGCGCTCGCATGGCCACCAATAACGAGGAAGATTACAGCCGTTTCGTTCCGGCCGGCCTCCAGCTTGCAGCCGGCGTGGCGGCACGGAGATAG
- a CDS encoding ribbon-helix-helix protein, CopG family — translation MTHRTTFALDEATGERLRRLAARWGVSQAEVVRRAVERAEAEAGLGDVDPIARLRQVQRECTLSADVAHSYLAEVREDRQAWRGE, via the coding sequence ATGACGCATCGGACGACGTTCGCCCTTGACGAAGCGACCGGTGAGCGGCTCCGCCGGTTGGCCGCCCGGTGGGGTGTTTCGCAGGCGGAGGTGGTGCGACGCGCCGTTGAGCGTGCCGAGGCCGAGGCTGGACTCGGCGATGTCGATCCCATTGCCAGGCTGCGTCAGGTTCAGAGGGAGTGCACCCTGAGCGCGGACGTGGCCCATTCCTACCTTGCCGAGGTTCGCGAGGACCGGCAAGCCTGGCGCGGGGAATGA
- a CDS encoding cytochrome C oxidase subunit IV family protein, producing the protein MDNNSHHVPSLGSYLGVFGALMFFTAITVGAATLDLGVFNLPIALAIAGTKAALVMWIFMELRHAPRLTRLTAMTGVAFLAILLILTFGDYVGRTMPLPSDPAWLPKSTSIPAAPAHGAEPSH; encoded by the coding sequence ATGGATAACAACTCCCACCACGTACCCTCCCTCGGCAGCTACCTCGGCGTGTTTGGGGCGCTGATGTTCTTCACGGCGATTACGGTCGGGGCCGCCACGCTCGACTTGGGCGTGTTCAACCTGCCCATCGCGCTCGCCATCGCCGGCACCAAGGCCGCGCTTGTCATGTGGATCTTCATGGAACTCCGTCATGCCCCGCGGCTCACGCGCCTCACGGCGATGACCGGTGTCGCGTTTCTGGCGATCCTGCTGATCCTGACGTTCGGCGACTATGTTGGCCGTACGATGCCGTTGCCGTCGGATCCTGCCTGGCTGCCGAAATCGACCTCGATCCCGGCCGCGCCAGCCCACGGCGCGGAGCCGTCCCACTAG
- a CDS encoding cytochrome c oxidase subunit 3 family protein: MATHTTTPHLPAPGDSHGSHAGHPPGFAHQFEDMEQQLDSTVLGMWIFLAQEIMFFGGMFAGYAIYRFRNQDAFAAASNHLDITLGGFNTVVLIASSLTMALAVRAAMMGENRKIVRFLTLTLILGFTFLGVKVVEYTDKFTHHLVPGYNFSWPDAGLASGAQMFYVFYFVMTGMHALHMIIGAGLLLYFIRKAMQNTYHTEYYGPIENMGLYWHFVDIIWIFLFPLLYLLGLHLGKGH, encoded by the coding sequence ATGGCGACCCACACCACCACACCGCATCTTCCCGCGCCCGGCGATTCGCACGGGAGCCACGCCGGGCATCCGCCCGGCTTCGCGCATCAATTCGAGGACATGGAGCAACAGCTCGATTCGACTGTCCTCGGGATGTGGATCTTCCTGGCTCAGGAAATCATGTTCTTCGGCGGGATGTTCGCGGGCTACGCGATCTACCGTTTCCGCAACCAGGACGCCTTCGCCGCCGCCAGCAACCACCTTGATATCACGCTCGGCGGTTTCAATACCGTCGTGCTGATCGCCAGTTCGCTCACCATGGCGCTTGCGGTGCGCGCGGCGATGATGGGCGAAAATCGCAAGATCGTCCGCTTCCTGACGTTGACGCTCATTCTCGGGTTCACCTTCCTCGGTGTGAAAGTCGTGGAGTATACCGACAAGTTCACGCACCACCTCGTGCCCGGATACAACTTCTCCTGGCCCGACGCCGGCCTCGCCAGCGGCGCCCAGATGTTCTACGTCTTTTACTTCGTCATGACCGGCATGCACGCCCTGCACATGATCATAGGCGCGGGCCTGTTGCTGTATTTCATCCGGAAGGCGATGCAGAACACCTACCATACCGAATACTATGGGCCGATCGAAAACATGGGCCTGTATTGGCACTTCGTCGACATCATCTGGATCTTCCTGTTCCCGCTGCTGTACCTGCTTGGCCTCCATCTCGGGAAAGGACACTAG